A single Stutzerimonas stutzeri DNA region contains:
- a CDS encoding sensor histidine kinase — MIDPTAPELIERLRSENESLRAELEETNQGVLALYAELDTQAEALRQASDLKSRFLSYMSHEFRTPLGSIRSITRLLNDEMDGPLSDEQHKQVLFISAAATELSDMVDDLLDLAKIEAGRITISPAWFDMLDLFAALRGMFRPIVEANAVALIFEEPQDMPRLYTDDKKLAQILRNFISNALKFTQTGEVRVSVRPEGNQAVRFAVQDTGIGIPKDLHGNLFEDFVQIDSPLQKRLRGTGLGLSLCKRFAELLGGRVGVDSTPGVGSTFFVVIPVAICAEPVDEH; from the coding sequence GTGATTGATCCAACCGCACCTGAACTCATCGAACGGCTGCGCAGCGAAAACGAGTCACTTCGCGCCGAGCTCGAAGAAACCAACCAGGGGGTCCTGGCGTTGTATGCCGAGCTTGACACGCAAGCCGAGGCGCTGCGCCAGGCTTCCGATCTGAAGAGCCGGTTTCTGTCGTACATGAGTCACGAGTTCCGCACGCCGCTGGGTTCCATTCGCAGCATCACACGCTTGCTCAACGACGAAATGGATGGGCCGCTCAGCGATGAGCAGCACAAACAGGTCCTGTTCATCAGCGCCGCGGCGACCGAGCTCAGCGACATGGTTGACGACTTGCTCGACCTGGCCAAGATCGAGGCAGGCCGGATTACCATTTCGCCCGCCTGGTTCGACATGCTCGATCTGTTCGCAGCCCTGCGAGGAATGTTTCGCCCCATCGTCGAGGCCAACGCGGTTGCGCTGATCTTCGAGGAACCGCAGGATATGCCGCGGTTGTACACCGACGACAAGAAGCTGGCGCAGATCCTGCGAAACTTCATCTCCAACGCACTCAAGTTCACGCAGACCGGGGAAGTCCGGGTTTCGGTGCGTCCGGAAGGCAACCAGGCGGTGCGCTTCGCCGTGCAGGACACCGGCATCGGCATACCCAAGGACCTGCACGGCAACCTCTTCGAGGATTTCGTCCAGATCGATTCGCCCTTGCAGAAACGCCTGCGGGGCACCGGCCTGGGCCTGTCGTTGTGCAAACGCTTCGCCGAGCTGCTCGGCGGACGGGTCGGCGTCGACAGTACGCCTGGCGTCGGCTCGACGTTCTTCGTGGTCATACCCGTCGCCATCTGCGCGGAGCCGGTCGATGAACACTGA
- a CDS encoding ATP-binding protein, which yields MNLQGTKTTVLPIEDPSQVGHARRIAQSLANDLGFDATDAGRVALAATELATNLLKHAHHGALHLRSIPARSGSGIELVAVDRGPGFNAGECLADGFSTGGTQGTGLGALVRQAQVFDLYSDSRGSVLLAQLYPRHVSAAPVRFGVSQHSLHDIPACGDVWHLAVDGSRISALVIDGIGHGEEAEQAGLAGAAVFAAAPFSEPTISMLEMHQAMMGTRGGAAAVALYDARTNNLRFAGIGNIGACVLNAEKSRGLASHPGIVGSQYRKGQGFDYPVDDGQLLIMFSDGLQSRWNLRDYPGLIHRHPSTIATLLHRDFCRGRDDVTVMVIALEAARD from the coding sequence ATGAACCTGCAAGGGACCAAAACCACCGTGCTGCCGATCGAGGACCCGAGCCAGGTCGGACATGCTCGTCGCATCGCACAATCGCTGGCCAATGACCTGGGATTCGATGCGACCGATGCCGGTCGCGTGGCGCTGGCGGCCACCGAACTGGCCACCAACCTGCTCAAGCACGCCCATCATGGCGCGCTTCACCTTCGTTCGATTCCGGCACGCAGCGGCAGCGGCATCGAACTGGTTGCCGTGGACCGGGGCCCCGGCTTCAACGCGGGCGAATGCCTGGCCGATGGCTTTTCCACGGGCGGTACCCAGGGCACCGGACTCGGGGCGCTGGTGCGCCAGGCACAGGTATTCGACCTCTATTCCGACAGCCGAGGTTCGGTCTTACTCGCGCAGCTGTACCCCCGCCATGTATCGGCGGCGCCCGTTCGCTTCGGCGTCAGCCAGCATTCGCTGCATGACATCCCGGCTTGCGGAGATGTCTGGCACCTGGCTGTCGACGGGTCGAGGATCAGCGCGCTGGTGATCGACGGCATCGGGCACGGTGAAGAAGCTGAACAGGCCGGTCTTGCCGGCGCCGCCGTGTTCGCCGCCGCGCCGTTCTCGGAGCCGACGATCAGCATGCTCGAGATGCATCAGGCGATGATGGGTACGCGTGGCGGCGCGGCGGCGGTGGCCCTTTACGATGCCAGAACCAATAATTTGCGTTTCGCCGGGATTGGCAATATCGGTGCCTGCGTGCTGAATGCGGAGAAAAGCCGAGGCCTGGCCTCCCATCCCGGCATCGTCGGCTCTCAGTACCGCAAGGGCCAGGGTTTCGATTATCCGGTGGATGACGGTCAGTTGCTGATCATGTTCAGCGACGGTCTGCAATCACGCTGGAATCTGCGCGACTATCCGGGCCTGATACATCGTCATCCGTCGACGATCGCGACACTGCTGCACAGAGACTTCTGCCGCGGGCGTGATGACGTGACTGTTATGGTAATTGCGCTGGAGGCAGCCCGTGATTGA